ATCCAAACAGGTTGTTGAAATAGCCGTTGCTCCATTCAGCGGGCGTGCTGGTCCAGGCGCCTTCCAAGCCGCTGGTGATGGTGTGCTCGGAGTGGCCTTTGCCGAAGCTGTTGCGCCAGCCCGTGCCCAGCTCTTCGAGCGTGGCGCCGGCGGGCTCCTTGCCTACGTACTCGGCGGGGCTGGCCGCGCCGTGGGTTTTGCCGAAGGTGTGGCCGCCGGCAATGAGGGCCACGGTTTCTTCGTCGTTCATGGCCATGCGGCCGAAGGTTTCGCGGATGTCGCGGGCCGAGCGAATGGGGTCGGGCTCGCCGTTGGGGCCTTCGGGGTTCACGTAGATGAGGCCCATCTGCACGGCGGCGAGGGGGTTATCGAGCTCCCGGTCGCCGGTGTAGCGCTTGTCGCCCAGCCACTCGGTTTCGGGGCCCCAGTAGATGTCCTGCTCGGGCTCCCACACGTCTTCGCGCCCGCCGCCGAAGCCGAAGGTCTTGAAGTTCATCGATTCCAGGGCGCAGTTGCCGGCCAGAATCATGAGGTCGGCCCAGGAGATTTTCTGGCCGTACTTCTGCTTGATGGGCCACAACAGCAGGCGGGCCTTGTCGAGGTTGGCGTTGTCGGGCCAGCTGTTGAGCGGCGCAAAGCGCTGGGCGCCCGAGCCAGAGCCGCCGCGGCCGTCGCCGATGCGGTAGGTGCCGGCGCTGTGCCAGGCCATGCGGATGAAGAACGGGCCGTAGTGGCCGTAGTCGGCCGGCCACCAGTCCTGCGAGTTGGTCATCAGGGCGTGCAGGTCCTGCTTCACGGCGTTCAGGTCCAGCTTCTTAAACTCCTCAGCGTAGTTGAAGCCGGGCTCCAGCGGGTTCGACTTGGCGTCGTTCTGCCGCAGAATGCTCAGCTTGAGCATATTGGGCCACCACTCGCGGTTGGTGCGGCCCCCGCCGGCGGTTTGCTTCACGGCGCCGTAGCCAAAAGGGCATTGGGCAGCCGGCTCGTTCAGTTCGTACAGAATGGAATTTTCCGGGGGAAGGTTGTGCGGATTTTGCATCTTAAACAGGTGGTTTTACTTAGTCTTTCTATAATGCGTAAAGCGCCCGAAAGTTTGCGCTTTTATTTGGAAAGCAGGCGGGCAATTCGGCCGATGGTTGGGGCGAGCGGGCAGAAGCTCGGCTGGCGTCGCTCAGTGCCACGGCCGCGCGTGCGAAAGGCCGCCGCCACCGGCCGTTTCGCCGTAGCGGAGCGCCTGAATCCGCAATTCCCGACGGCTTCGCTTACCTTCAGGCCATGCCGCCTTTCCGCCACCACGTCTTCTCGTCTCGCCGCCTGTGGCTGCCTCTGGTGGTGCTCATCAGCAGCTGCGCGGCCCGGCCGCCGCACGAAACCGGCGCGTTCCGCGCCCCAGAGCTGGTAGAGCTGCAGAAGCTCGACCCCACCATTCGGTTGGACATCCGCTACGCCACCGCCCGCAATTTCGTGGGCCGGCCCGTGTACACGCAGGCCCGCGCCTTCCTGCAACGCCCCGCCGCCGAAGCCCTCGTACAGGTGAACCAAGAGCTGGCGCCGCTGGGCTACCGCCTGCTGGTGTTCGACGGCTACCGCCCCTGGCGCGTCACCAAAACGTTCTGGGACATCACCCCGCCCGATAAAAAGGAATTTGTGGCCGACCCCAGCAAAGGCTCGCGCCACAACCGCGGCTGTGCTGTCGACCTGAGCCTCTGGGACGTCGCTGCCGGCCGGGAGGTGCCCATGACCGGCGAGTACGACGAAATGAGCCCCCGCTCCTACGCGGCCTACACCGGCGGCACGCCCGAGCAGCGGGCCGCGCGGGATTTGCTACGCCACCACATGGAGGCGCATGGCTTCACGGTGCTCCCGGCCGAGTGGTGGCATTTCGACTATAAGGACTGGAAGGCTTATCCGATTCAGGACGTGCCGTTTGAGAAGTTGTAAGCCGATAAACAAATAGCCCTCGCAGCAGAAATTGCGAGGGCTTTTTCGTGGTGAAAAGCGTTACGGGTTTGTCGACCACATCCCCGCTTCTTTGATGAAAATGCGGCGGTTCAGCTTCAGCTGCGACACGATGAACTCGGCCAAATCTTCGGGCTGCATCACCTTATCGGGGTTGCCGTCGGTGAGGTTGTTGCCGATGGCCAGGGGCGTGGCCACGGTGCTCGGTGTGAGGGCCGATACGCGGATGTTGTGCTTGCGCACTTCCTGCATCAGAGCTTCGGTGAGGCCCATCACGGCGAACTTGGAGGCGCTGTAGGCGCTGCTGCCGGCCGCGGCCCGCAGGCCCGAGGTGGAGGAAATGTTGATGATGTCGCCGGTCTGACGCTGCATCATGTCGGGCAGCACGGCGCGGGTCACGTAGTAGGTACCGAACACATTCACCTGGATGATGTGCTCCCACTGCTCGGGCTCCATCTCCAGAAACTTGGCGAAGCTGCCAATGCCGGCGTTGTTGATGAGAATGTCAATCGGGCCGAGCTCCTGGTGGATTTTGGCCACGGCCACGTTCACGGCGGTGCGGTCGGCCACGTCGGCCACGGCGGTGGCGCAGGTGCCGCCGGCGGCCAGGATTTCGGCGGCCAACTCTTGCAAGTCGCTATCGGTGCGGGCCAACAGGCCTACCTGCACGCCTTCGGCGGCCAGGGCGAGGGCCACGGCGCGGCCAATGCCTTTGCCGGCGCCCGTGACGAGGGCAATTTTTCCTTGTAGGGATTCCATGGGGTGTTCGGAAGTTGGTTTGGGAGGTGCTACAACCAGTCAGAACGGAGGTTTGTTGGCATTGTTCTGACGGGCGCCTCACCCCCGGCCCCCTCTCCTCGGGGAGAGGGGGAGCCAGACGTCCACGCATTGCTGGTGTAACTCTCGCTGAGGAAAGGGGGTCAGAGGGGAGGCGCCCGTTAGAACAATATCCTGCCGGCTAGTGCAGGTGCTTGGTGAAGTCGCCGTACATCACCCAGTCTTCCCAGCGCTTGCGGTAGGGCGCCACCTTGCCACGCAGGTATTTCTCTATCATCAGGCCGGCGGCGGGGGCGGCGCTGGTGCCCCCGAAGCCGCTGTTTTCGATGAACACGGCGATGGCGATTTTGGGGTCGTTTACCGGCGCGAAGGCGGCGAAAGTGGCGTGGTCAAAGCCGTGGGGGTTTTGCACGGTGCCGGTTTTGCCGGCCACCGAAATGCCGAACTCGGCCAGCGAAGCCAGGTTGCCGGTGCCGCCGTTGCCGTCCACCACCTGCTGCATGCCGGGGATGATGTACTTGAACAGCGTGGTGTCGACGGCCGTGTAGTGCTTCTGGCGGAACTGCGGCAGCGGGCCGCCATTGCCCACGCTGCGCACGAAATGCGGGGTGTAGTACCAGCCGCGGTTGGCAATGGTGGCCAGCACGTTGGCCATTTGCACGCCCGTGATGCCGATTTCGCCCTGCCCGATGCTGAGCGAGTACACGTTGCGGTAGCTCCAGCGGTGCTGCCGGTTTTCCTTCTTGTTGAAGAACTTCTTGTCGTAAAACTCCGGCGACGGAATCAGGCCGCGCTTTTCTTGCAGCATGTCCACGCCCAGCTTTTCGCCCAGGCCGAAAGTCTTCACCATCTTCTGCCACTGACCCAGGCCGATGCGGGTGTCGTCGTACTTGTTGGGGGCCTGGCCGCGCAGCACCGCCGCCTGCATCACCTGATAGAAGTAGGGATTGCAGCTATTCTTGATGGCGATGCTCACGTTGGAAGGCCGCTCGTGGCGGTGGGTGCAGCGCACCAGCCGCTGGTTGCATTCGAAACCGGTGCCGGGTTGCACCACGCCCAGCTGCAGGGCCACCAGCTCGTTCACCAGCTTAAACACCGAGCCCGGCGGGTAGGTGGCCATCAGCGGGCGGTCGAACAGCGGCTGTTCAGGGTTGTTGAGCAGTTCCATGTAACGGTTGCCCGAGCCCTTGCCCGTCAGCAAATCGGGCTTGTAGTGCGGGGCCGACACGAAAGCCAGAATCTCGCCCGTCTTGGGGTCGATGGCCACAATGGAGCCGCGGCGGCCCGCCAGCAGCTTTTCGCCGTATTCCTGCAGCTCGGCGTCGATGCTCAGGTGCAGGTCCTGCCCGGCCACCGACAGCGTATCAAACTCCCCGTCGCGGAATTTGCCTTTCTCGATGCCGCGCACGTTCACCATCTTGTACTGCACCCCGCGGCGGCCCATCAGAATGGGCTCGTAATACGATTCCAGGCCCGAAATGCCGATGTTTTCGCCGGGCTGGTACTTGGCGTATTTGGGCTTTTCGAGCAGCGCCGGCGTGATGGAGCCCACGTAGCCCAGGGCGTGGGCTAGGTTGGGCGTGCGGTAGGCCCGGGCCATGCGCGCCTGAATGCGGAAGCCGGGGAAGTCCATCAGGTTGTCCTGAATGGCCGCCAAATCGCGCGTGGTCAGGTTTTGCACCACCGGCGAGGGCTTGTTGCGCGAGTACTTTTTGGCTGCTTTCAGGCTGACGCGCAGGTCTTCCTGCGGAATCTGCAGCAGCTGGCAGAAGCGAGCCGAATCGAGCCGCTTCACTTCGCGCGGCACCACCATCAGGTCGTACACAGGCTCGTTTTGCACCAGCAGCTGGTCTTTGCGGTCGTAAATCAGGCCGCGGTACGGAATCTGCACCAGGCGTTGCAGCGTGTTCTTGTCGGCGGCCAGCTTGTAGGTGCCATCCAGCACCTGCATGAAAAACAAGCGCGTCAGGAACACCAGCACCACCACCAGGAAGATGCCCTGCACGACGTATTTACGGCCTTCGAGATATTGCATAACTCCTCTTTCCTGTCATCCTGAGCGCAGCGAAGGACCTTCTTCCGCTGGCTGTATTACTCCCTGCAATTCGTTCCTCGGTGAAAAGGTCCTTCGCTGCGCTCAGGATGACAGGACTTTACATGAAATCTAGTTCCTCCCCCGCCGCACCGGGAAAAACAGCAGCTGCACGATTAACAACGACAACCCGGTAAAGAGTGCACTCACCAGCATTTTGCCCAGCGTGAGGCCAAAATGGTGAAAGCTGCCCAGCTCCAGCACGAAGAAGGCGGCATGGTGCAGCAGCACCAGCAGCGTGAGGTACACGCCAAACCATTGCCAGCCCATCTGGTGCACGTTCACGGCGTCGGCCGAGTCGTAGCCGTCGCGCGGGGTGAGCAGATGCAGCACCCACGGCCGCAGGAAGCCCAGCAGCACCGCCGCCGACGCGTGCAGCCCGCCGGTGTCATAAAAGATGTCCATCGTCAGGCCCATCGCAAACGACAGCAGCAACTGCACCACAATGGGCGTGCGCAAGGGCAAAAACAGCAGAAAGCCCAGGTAGAAAAAGCACCAGCCCAGGTCGAACAGCACCAGCCGGCTGATGAGCATCACGTGCAGGCCCGCGTACAGCGCAAACCGCAGAATCTGAACGAATAGAAACCGTAGGCCGCTCATTTGCGCTTCCCTCCTTCCGGCAGCATGCCCGCGCGGGCCTCCACGGTGTCGCGCTCGGCCCGGGGCCGGCTCGTCACCACGTACACGTATTGCAGGTTCGCAAAATTGACGCCCAGCCGCACCCGAATGGTCCAGAAGTTCTTATCTGGCTCCTTCACAAACGAATCGATGGTGCCAATAAAAATGCCTTCCGGAAACACCGCGTTGTAGCCTGAGGTCACTATTGTGTCGCCGCGCACCAGCTTGGTTTCGCGCAGCACGTTGTCGAGCAGGGCGTGGGTGGGGTCGTCACCCTGCCACTTGATGGTGCCGAAAGTGCCGTCGCGCTTGATTTTAGAGGCAATGGTCGTTTTGGAATGCAGCACGCTGGCCACCGTAGCATAGTGTTCGGTCACGGCCTGCACGCGGCCGGCCACGCCGTTGGCGGCCACCACGCCCAGTCCGCGCTGCACCCCGTCGGCCGCCCCCACGTTCAGGGTGAAGAAGTTGTCCACATTGCTGAGCCGGTTATTGATAACCCGGGCCGGAATGAGGGGATAACTCGGGTTACGGGCCGGCAGGCGCTGCAGACCGATGAGCAAAGTATCGGGCTTGGCCGACGGCCGCTGGTAGCGCACGCGCCGCAACGAGTCGGTGCGCGCCGGGGGCACGGCCACCGAGTCGGCCTCGCGCCGCACGGAATCGGGCGGATACAGCTGCTGGCGCAGGGCTGCGTTTTCGGCGGCCAGCTGCTGGTTCAGCTCGGCCAGGTGGAAGTAGTCGGTAATCTGGGTGCGGCGCTCCAGCACCACGCCCGCATAGGAATTGGCCGAGTTAAAGAAAGCTGCCCGCTGGTACGAGTTATTCGTGACGAACAAATACAGGCTAACCACCTCCAACAAGCTAAACACCAGCACCCCGCGGAAGCGATACAGGAAAAGAAACAGATTCCGCACGGGTGAACAATTATTTAAAAGAACGTCATGCTGAGCGCAGTCGAAGCATCTCGCGTGCTGGAGTAAGGAGTTACTCTCGCGGTAGAGATGCTTCGACTGCGCTCAGCATGACGGGCTGGTGGTTTCGTTCTGGAATTACGTCAGCAGCACGCCTTTGAAGGCCTGAATGTCCTTGATGGCCTTGCCGGTGCCGCGCACCACGGCACGCAGTGGGTCTTCGGCAATGTGAATGGGCAGTTTGGTTTTGGCCGCGAGGCGCTTGTCGAGCCCGCGCAGTAGCGCGCCGCCGCCGGTGAGGTGAATGCCGTTTTCGTAAATGTCGGCCGAGAGCTCGGGCGGCGAGATTTCGAGGGCCTTCAGCACAGCTTCTTCGATTTTGGCCACCGACTTGTCGAGGGCAATGGCGATTTCTGAGAAGGTTACCTTGATAACTTTCGGAATGCCGGTCATCAGGTCGCGGCCGCGCACTTCGTGGTCGGGCGGCGGCACGTCGAGCTCGGTCAGGGCGGCGCCCACTTCGATTTTGATGCGCTCGGCCGAACGCTCGCCGATGAGCAGGTTGTGCTGCCGGCGCATATAGTCCAGAATGTCCTGGTTGAACACGTCGCCCGCCGTCTTAATCGACTGGTCGCACACGATGCCCGACAGGGCGATAACCGCAATTTCCGTGGTGCCGCCCCCGATGTCGATAATCATCGAGCCCACAGGCTGCTCCACGTCGATGCCGATGCCGATGGCGGCGGCCATGGGCTCCTGAATCATCCAGACTTCCTTGGCGCCGGCGTGCTCGGCCGAGTCGCGCACGGCGCGTTTCTCCACTTCCGTAATGCCCGAGGGGATGCAGATGACCATGCGGTGCGAGGGCTGAAACAGCCGCGTGCGCGTGTCAATCATCTTAATCATGCCCTTAATCATTTCCTCAGCGGCGTGGAAATCGGCAATTACCCCGTCCTTCAGCGGGCGGATGGTGCGGATGTTGTCGTGCGTTTTTTCGTGCATCTGCTGAGCCTGGCGGCCCACGGCGATGACTTTGTTGGTGGTGCGGTCTTTGGCGATGATGCTCGGCTCATCCACCACGATTTTGTCGTTGTGGATGATGAGCGTATTGGCCGTGCCCAGGTCGATGGCGATGTCGCTGGTCAGGAAATTAAAGAAACCCATTGAATTATATGCAATAAGGCGAAGCGCTGGCCGGGGCCGACGCGAAATAATGGGCAAAGGTACGGAAGGTTTGGGCGGGGTTGGTAAACGGGATTATGGGATTCTGCCAAGGGCACCACCCGGCCAGACAACCGACCCAAGCCGGTCATTATGAGAGGAACGCGGCAAAACGCAGCAATCTTGCTCCTATTGCCACCAGCCCTAAATTGTGCTGAAGTTTCCAGCTTAAAGCACAAACCCCGGCGCTTTTGCAAGGCCGGGGCTTGTGGGTTTGGGAGGCTCCTTGCCGCTAGTGCTTGAAATGCCGCACGCTCGTGAGCACCATGGCCATGCCCAGCTCGTCGGCGGCCCGGATGCTGTCGGCGTCCTTGATGGAGCCGCCGGGCTGCACCACGGCCCGAATGCCGGCCGCGCCGGCAATTTCCACACAGTCGGGGAAGGGGAAGAAGGCGTCGGAGGCCATTACGCCGCCGTGCAGGTCGAAGCCGAAGGCGCGGGCCTTCTCAATGGCCTGGCGCAGGGCATCGACGCGGCTGGTCTGGCCCACGCCCGAGGCCAGCAATTGGCCGGCGCGGGCCAGCACAATGGTGTTGCTCTTGGTGTGCTTGCAGATTTTGGCGGCAAACACTAGGGCCTCCGTTTCCTCGGCCGTGGGGGCCGACTGCGTGACGGTGCGGAAATCGGCGGCCGTCTCGGTCTGGCGGTCGGCGTCCTGCTCGATGATGCCGTTGAGCAGGGTTTTGATTTGCTTCTGCGGAAACTGCACCGGTTTTTGCAGCAGCAGAATGCGGTTTTTCTTGCTTTGGAGCACGGGCAGGGCCTCGGCGGCGTAGCCGGGCGCAATCAGCACCTCAAAAAACAGTTGGTTTAGCTCGGCGGCGGTGGCCGCGTCTACTTCTTTATTGACGATGATGACACCGCCGAAAGCGGAGGTCGGGTCACAGCTCAGCGCGTTCACGTAGGCCTCGCGCAGGGTGGCAGCCTGGGCCACGCCGCAGGCGTTGGTGTGCTTGAGGATGGCGCAGGCGGGCTCACCGTCGGCAAACTCGGCCATGAGGGCCACGGCAGCGTCCACGTCCACCAGGTTGTTGTAACTGAGCTGCTTGCCGTGCAGCTGGTCGAACAGCGCCGACAGGTCGCCGTAGAACGTACCGGCCTGGTGGGGGTTCTCGCCGTAGCGCAGCGGCGTGGCGGGCTGGGCGCTCTGGCGCAGGGCGGTGCCGGCCACGGCCGTGCCCTGGCTCACGTACTTGAAAATCTCGGTGTCGTAGTGCGAGGTGGTGGCGAAGGCGGCGGCGGCGTAGTGGCGGCGGTCCTCGAGGTCGGTGGCGCCGTTTTTCTGGGTGAGCAGTTCGGTCACGGCCTCGTACTGGTCGCGGCTGCTGATTACCAGCACGTCGCGGAAGTTTTTGGCGGCGGCGCGCAGCAGGGAGATGCCGCCGATGTCAATTTTCTCGATAACGTCCTGCTCTTCGGCGCCGCTGGCCACGGTTTCTTCAAAGGGGTAGAGGTCGACCACCACCAAATCGATGGGCGGGATGCCGTGCTGCTCGGCCTGGGCCAGGTCGCCGGCTTCGTGGCGGCGGTGCAGGATGCCGCCAAACACCTTGGGGTGCAGCGTCTTCACGCGGCCGCCAAACACTTCCGGAAAGCCCGTCAGGTCTTCCACGGCGGTAACTTCAGCGCCCTCGTCTTCCAGGAATTTCTGGGTGCCGCCGGTGGAGTACAGCGTCACGCCGTGCTGCCGCAGCACCTGCACCAGGGGCGCCAGCCGGTCTTTGTGGTACACGGAAAGTAAGGCGGCGCGAATGGGGCGAGACGACATAAAACGAGGGAAAAAGCTGGGCACAATTGCCGCCGCGAAGGTACGGAGCCCGTCGGGTGGCCTCCTAGCGTCAGCGTTACCGAATTATTAGCTCCACCGTGGGCAGGGCCGCACTGTGGCCCAGGCCGAACAACGGGGCGCTTTTTACGGTATAGCCTGTTCCTTCCACCCCGAACTGATAAGCCCATGTCGGCCGACTTTTTACCCTTCGCCGCGTCTGCCCCCGACGGCACGGACGCAGCCGCTCCGGGCGCCGAGCCGGCCGCGCCTCACTCCCCGGCCACGCCCGCACAGGCCGAAGCCGCTGCCGCCGCACTGGCACCGCGCCTGTTTGCCCAGGCCGCAGCCACCGACGAGGTGGGTGCGTTTCCGACCCAAGAATTCGGCTGGCTGCGGGCCGCTGGGCTGCTCACGGCCGCGCTGCCGCCGGCCCTGGGCGGCGCGGGCCTGCACGAGCCGGCCGCCACGCTGCCCCTGTTGCACACGCTGCAGCACATTGGGCGGGGCAACCTGGCGGTGGGCCGGGTGTTTGAGGGCCACGTGAATGCGCTCATGCTCATTCAGCAGCTGGGCACTACCGCGCAGGTGGCGCGCTACGCTGCCGATGCCCGGGCCGGGCGGCTGTTTGGGGTGTGGAACACCGAAGTACCGGCCGACGGCGTGCGCCTCGAAGCCCTGCCCGATGGGCGCTACCGCCTGCACGGGGCCAAAACCTTTGCCTCGGGCGCGGGGCAGCTGGCGCGGCCGCTCATCACGGGGGCACTGCCCGATGGGGGCGGCTGGCAGCTGTTTGTGCTGCCGGCCGATAGCCAGGCTCCGGCGCTGGACCGCTCGTTCTGGCGGCCGCTGGGCATGCGGGCCACGGCCAGCTTCCGGGCCGATTTGACGGAGCTGGAAATCGGGCCCGACGACCTCATTGGCCCGCCCGACGCTTATTACCAGCAACCAGCGTTCAGCGGCGGAGCCATTCGGTTTGCGGCGGTGCAGCTGGGCGGAGCTGAGGCTGTATTTGAAGAAACCCGCGCCTTTTTGCGGGGCCTGGGGCGCATCGACGACCCCTACCAGCGCCAGCGGCTGGGCGAAATGGCCATTGCCTTGGAAAGCGGCCGCCAGTGGGTACGCGGTGCCGCTGAGCATGCCGCCCGTCCCGATGCTACCGAAGAGGCCGAAGCCACCGTAGCCTATGCCAACATGGTGCGCACGGCCATCGAAACCATTTGCCTCGACATGCTGCGGCTGGCCGAGCGCTGCGTGGGCGCCCGCGGCCTGCTGGAACCCCAACCCTTCGAGCGCCTGCACCGCGACCTGACCCACTACCTGCGCCAGCCCGCTCCCGACGGCGCCCTGGCCGACGTGGGCCGCTTCGTACTCGAAGGCAAAAACTTCGTAAGCTAGCCGGTGCCTGAACCGCAGTTTCCCTTGGCTGACGCTATTCTTCCCTTCGACACGTATCCGATGCGGCCTTCCGGCTTCGCGGCCACGATGGGCCCCACCGTGGTGGTGGCCCCCCACCCCGACGACGAAGCCCTGGGCTGCGGCGGGCTGCTGGCGCTGCTGCGGCAGGCCAACGTGCCCGTAGCCGCCGTGCTGGTGAGCGACGGCAGCATGTCGCATCCCAACTCCATGCTGTTTTCGGCCACCGCCCGGCGGGCCGTGCGCGAGGCCGAGTTTCGACATGCCCTCACCCTGCTGGGGCTGGACGATGACGAGCCGCTGCTGCTGGGTTTGCCCGATGGCCGCGTGCCCGGCGCAGTGGCCGAACCTGGGTTTGCTGAAGCTGTGGCGCAGCTGCGGGCATTCTTAGAATCGCACGCGGCCTCCACCGTGCTGGTGCCCTGGCGCCGCGACCCCCATCCCGACCACCGCGCCACCAGCCGGCTGGTGCAGGCCGCGTTGGCCGAAATGCCCCGGCCGCCCCGCCGCCTCGAATACCTGGTGTGGGCCTGGGAACGCGCCGCGCCCGAAGACCTGCCCACGGCCGAGGATGGCGTGCAGGGCTTTCGTGTGAACATCGAGACCGGACTGCGGCAAAAACAGCGCGCCATCGCGGCGCACCGCTCGCAGGTGGCACCGGGCATTTTTACCGATGATGCCGAGGGCTTTTTGCTGTCTGAAGCCATGCTGGCACACTTCGCGGTGCCGGTGGAAGTCTATTTTGAAGCCGTAGCCCCATGAACCAGAACCAACCCAACACCTTACCGCCGGCTTACTTCGACCACGTGTACCAGGCCAACCGCGACCCGTGGAATTTTGAAACTAGCCCCTACGAGCGGGAGAAATACGCCGCCACACTGGCCGCCCTGCCCCGCCCGCATTACGCCGAAGCTTTTGAGATAGGCTGCTCATTGGGCGTGCTCACGGCCCAGCTGGCGGCCCGTTGCGGCCACTTGCTGGCGGTAGACGTGAGCGAAGCCGCCCTGGCGCAGGCCCGTGCTCGGTGCGCCAGCTTGCCACAAGTGGAGATTCGCCAGCTAAACGTGCCCGCAGAATTTCCCACCCAAACCTTCGACCTGATTCTTGTATCGGAGGTAGGCTACTATTGGTCGGCTGCGGATTTGGCGCGTTCGGCCGATTTGCTCCTTGCCGGCTTGCAGCCCGGCGGCCACTTACTGCTAGTGCACTGGACGCCTCCTGTGCACGACTACCCGCTGACGGGCGACGACGTGCACGAATTCTTTCTGGCCCAAACCGCCGAGTCTGGTCCGCTACGCCACCTGAGCGGACAGCGGCACGAAACCTACCGGCTCGACCTGCTGGAAAAACGCTGAGCTGCTGCGGTTCATTGGAACTATAGTGCCCTCCCGAATCAGCCGCGGCAACGCACGCAGTGCTTCCGACAGCGGCACCGGGGCCAGCACCAGCGCGGGGCTGTGCGCAGCTACCCATTCCCAGAGCGCCCCAAAAGTGGCAGCCCGCCGCACCTGCTGCTGCAGGGCGCCTTCGGGCAGATTCAGGCGGGTGAGCAGCGCGTCGGCATCGGCCCCTAGCTGGCCCTGCCAGTAGGCGCGCAATTGGCGACGAAGCTGCCAGCACCGGGCCAGCTGCACGGGGTTGTCGACGCGCGGCTCGCGTTGCTGCCGGGCCATGTGCAGCCACTCGCGCAACTGCCACGACAACCCCACCTCGACCCGGCCCTGCCGCCGCGCGGAGGTGAGCACCTGCACGGCCGGGCTGTGGCGCAGCCGCAAATCGTGCCGGCGCAGGGCTTGGCACAGGGCTTCGTCTTCCAGAAACCGTACTTCGGGCAGTCCGCCCACCTGGCGGTAGGCGCGGGCGGTGAGGGCCAGGCTGGCGCCAAAATGCTGGTGGTGGCGCGGCCAGGGGTCGGCGGGGATGGGGTCGATTTGATGTTCGAGGCGGGCGCACAACTGCCGGTAGGCGGCGTCGGCGGCCTGAATGCGGCGGAGCGGCTGCAACGCCGGCCCGCTCATTTTGGTGAGAATGCGGCCGCCCACGGCGTCGGCCCCGGCCAGGATTTCGGCCTGAATGGCCGCCAGCCAGGTGGGAGCTACGCAGGTGTCGGCGTCGGTGCTGGCAATGATGCCAAGCGGGCGGCGCACGTGCTCCAATCGATTGCAGGCCTCGTCCATTAGCAGGCGGCGGGCGCGGCCCACGTGGGCTTTAGCCGCCGGCAGGCATAGCTCGGCCACATGCAAGGTGAGGTGCGGCAGTCGCGTGGCCTGCTGCCGCACCACGGCCGCCGTTTTATCGGTACAGTTGTTGGCCAGCACAATGACCTCGAAGCTGCCCTGGGGGAAGGCACGGCCCTGCAAATCAACCTGGCTGGCCAACGCGGCCAGTGTAGCGGGCAGGTTGGCTACTTCGTCTTTGGCCGGGATGATGATGCAAGCGCGAAGCTCCGGCGCCGGCGCCGGCAGCTGCTGGCAAAGCAAACGGGCGCTACGGCCACGGCGCGGCGCGGGCAAAAGCCAGTTTGCCAAAGGGGCAGGGGCGGTAGCAGTGGCCTCGCCGGAGGCAAGGAAACGGGAAGGAGTAGCGTGGTCCATTGACCACTACTACGTCAGTAAATACAAAATGGTAGTGTTCAGCTTGGGTGCTGCTTGCGGGGCCAAACGCGTATCCTGAACCATGCAGACTGGCCTTGGGTTTGAAAACCAGCCAATTTACTTTTCCCGTCCACCGAGCCCAAATGTCTAAAAATTGTACACTTTTGGCGGCAGCTCCCTGTTGGCAGTAACCGGCGCGGCTGAACCGCGAATTGGCCTGCTTGCCGGGCGCACCAGCAGGGGATGAAAAACGACAAGCTCCCCAGTTGCCGGGGGAGCTTGTCGCAATATGGTTTTCAGCTGCTGGCGCAGGCTTAAAACGCCTCGCCAATGGCGAAGAGGATGCCGGGCTTGCTGCCCGTGCCACCAGCGTAGTCGAGGCGCAGGTTCACCCGGTCGCGGCGGATAAAGTTGAAGCGAATGCCCGCCCCGCCGGCCACTTTGGTGTCGTTTAGGGCA
This DNA window, taken from Hymenobacter sp. 5317J-9, encodes the following:
- a CDS encoding M15 family metallopeptidase yields the protein MPPFRHHVFSSRRLWLPLVVLISSCAARPPHETGAFRAPELVELQKLDPTIRLDIRYATARNFVGRPVYTQARAFLQRPAAEALVQVNQELAPLGYRLLVFDGYRPWRVTKTFWDITPPDKKEFVADPSKGSRHNRGCAVDLSLWDVAAGREVPMTGEYDEMSPRSYAAYTGGTPEQRAARDLLRHHMEAHGFTVLPAEWWHFDYKDWKAYPIQDVPFEKL
- a CDS encoding 3-ketoacyl-ACP reductase, with protein sequence MESLQGKIALVTGAGKGIGRAVALALAAEGVQVGLLARTDSDLQELAAEILAAGGTCATAVADVADRTAVNVAVAKIHQELGPIDILINNAGIGSFAKFLEMEPEQWEHIIQVNVFGTYYVTRAVLPDMMQRQTGDIINISSTSGLRAAAGSSAYSASKFAVMGLTEALMQEVRKHNIRVSALTPSTVATPLAIGNNLTDGNPDKVMQPEDLAEFIVSQLKLNRRIFIKEAGMWSTNP
- the mrdA gene encoding penicillin-binding protein 2, translating into MQYLEGRKYVVQGIFLVVVLVFLTRLFFMQVLDGTYKLAADKNTLQRLVQIPYRGLIYDRKDQLLVQNEPVYDLMVVPREVKRLDSARFCQLLQIPQEDLRVSLKAAKKYSRNKPSPVVQNLTTRDLAAIQDNLMDFPGFRIQARMARAYRTPNLAHALGYVGSITPALLEKPKYAKYQPGENIGISGLESYYEPILMGRRGVQYKMVNVRGIEKGKFRDGEFDTLSVAGQDLHLSIDAELQEYGEKLLAGRRGSIVAIDPKTGEILAFVSAPHYKPDLLTGKGSGNRYMELLNNPEQPLFDRPLMATYPPGSVFKLVNELVALQLGVVQPGTGFECNQRLVRCTHRHERPSNVSIAIKNSCNPYFYQVMQAAVLRGQAPNKYDDTRIGLGQWQKMVKTFGLGEKLGVDMLQEKRGLIPSPEFYDKKFFNKKENRQHRWSYRNVYSLSIGQGEIGITGVQMANVLATIANRGWYYTPHFVRSVGNGGPLPQFRQKHYTAVDTTLFKYIIPGMQQVVDGNGGTGNLASLAEFGISVAGKTGTVQNPHGFDHATFAAFAPVNDPKIAIAVFIENSGFGGTSAAPAAGLMIEKYLRGKVAPYRKRWEDWVMYGDFTKHLH
- the mreC gene encoding rod shape-determining protein MreC, with amino-acid sequence MRNLFLFLYRFRGVLVFSLLEVVSLYLFVTNNSYQRAAFFNSANSYAGVVLERRTQITDYFHLAELNQQLAAENAALRQQLYPPDSVRREADSVAVPPARTDSLRRVRYQRPSAKPDTLLIGLQRLPARNPSYPLIPARVINNRLSNVDNFFTLNVGAADGVQRGLGVVAANGVAGRVQAVTEHYATVASVLHSKTTIASKIKRDGTFGTIKWQGDDPTHALLDNVLRETKLVRGDTIVTSGYNAVFPEGIFIGTIDSFVKEPDKNFWTIRVRLGVNFANLQYVYVVTSRPRAERDTVEARAGMLPEGGKRK
- a CDS encoding rod shape-determining protein: MGFFNFLTSDIAIDLGTANTLIIHNDKIVVDEPSIIAKDRTTNKVIAVGRQAQQMHEKTHDNIRTIRPLKDGVIADFHAAEEMIKGMIKMIDTRTRLFQPSHRMVICIPSGITEVEKRAVRDSAEHAGAKEVWMIQEPMAAAIGIGIDVEQPVGSMIIDIGGGTTEIAVIALSGIVCDQSIKTAGDVFNQDILDYMRRQHNLLIGERSAERIKIEVGAALTELDVPPPDHEVRGRDLMTGIPKVIKVTFSEIAIALDKSVAKIEEAVLKALEISPPELSADIYENGIHLTGGGALLRGLDKRLAAKTKLPIHIAEDPLRAVVRGTGKAIKDIQAFKGVLLT